From the genome of Sporomusa sphaeroides DSM 2875:
GATTTGCCAGCAGTGCGGCTTCTTCCGGATTGCTGATAAAAGCCATTTCGACAAGCACTGCCGGCGCATTAGTGTACCTAAGCACATAAAAATTTTCCTCTTTATCAACGTCACCGTCAGACCAGTCGGCACGAATTGGCAAGTCCGGAAATGTGACTGCCACCTGATTAGTAATGCAAGTTGCAAGCCGATCAGCGCCAGTGTTGCCTTTAGTTGTGTAGATTTCAAAACCTTTGGCCGCCGGATTAGTCGCAGAATTACAATGCAAACTGACAAATAAATCGGCTCCCCAGGCATTTGCAACATCACAGCGGAATTGCAGGCTATCGGTTTCCGGCTGTTCCCTCTCGGTTCTGGTCATTCGGACCAGGCACCCTGCCGCATCTAAATAGTGCGTTACTAATTTGGATACCGCTAAATTTACATCCGCTTCCTGCAAACCGGTTATGGGGTTGCATGCCCCTGGGTCAGTTCTCCCGCCGGCGTGGCCGGGGTCAATTACGCTTTTAGCCATTACAGTTTTACCCCCTTTTCCTCTCTAATCTGGATCAGTTTATTCCGCAAAAAAACGGGTATGTAGTGACCATATCCCAGCCGGTCTATGTTTTCCAACAGACTTGTTACCTCAACTATCGCAAAACCGAACAACGCCATGGAGCGCAGTGTATTTGTCCCCATAGCCACGTCTGCCCAATATGCTAC
Proteins encoded in this window:
- a CDS encoding N-acetylmuramoyl-L-alanine amidase family protein; amino-acid sequence: MAKSVIDPGHAGGRTDPGACNPITGLQEADVNLAVSKLVTHYLDAAGCLVRMTRTEREQPETDSLQFRCDVANAWGADLFVSLHCNSATNPAAKGFEIYTTKGNTGADRLATCITNQVAVTFPDLPIRADWSDGDVDKEENFYVLRYTNAPAVLVEMAFISNPEEAALLANPTWRDRMARAIARGVTDYLSQ